From the genome of Gracilinanus agilis isolate LMUSP501 chromosome 2, AgileGrace, whole genome shotgun sequence, one region includes:
- the LOC123236707 gene encoding lymphocyte antigen 6H-like, translating into MLSKSGVGSICGLFLPLMLIAFFPAAHGLQCYACNIVVGTQHIAPGCSKPEIVTCSESHQGFKHKFCIKTESVVLGILLTSGCATSRHCQQQELPGVHIRCCQTDLCNGSLRAAQTLGLFSGGTILIPCLLVAFFLL; encoded by the exons ATGCTGTCCAAGTCTGGAGTTGGCTCCATCTGTGggctcttccttcctctcatGCTGATTGCTTTCTTTCCAGCTG CTCATGGACTCCAGTGTTATGCGTGCAATATTGTGGTTGGCACCCAGCACATTGCCCCGGGTTGCTCCAAGCCAGAGATTGTTACCTGCTCCGAATCACACCAGGGCTTCAAGCACAAATTCTGCATAAAAACTGAAAGTG TGGTCCTGGGAATCCTGCTCACCAGTGGCTGTGCCACCTCTCGACACTGCCAGCAGCAGGAACTGCCTGGGGTACATATCCGCTGCTGCCAGACTGACCTCTGCAATGGCTCCTTGAGGGCTGCCCAGACCCTTGGCCTGTTCTCAGGGGGCACCATCCTCATACCCTGTCTTCTTGtggctttcttccttctctaa